The following proteins are co-located in the Microbacterium immunditiarum genome:
- the cydB gene encoding cytochrome d ubiquinol oxidase subunit II produces the protein MDLAYLWFFIVGFLFVGYFVLDGFDFGVGMSLPFLGKDDIGRRQIINTIGPVWDLNETWVIVAGACLFAAFPEWYATLFSGFYLALLLILLALIARGVSFEYRHQRDSLRWKRGFDTMIVVGSAVPALLWGVAVANIVQGVPIDVNHEFTGSLLTLLNPYGLLGGLTTLLLFFTHGVYFVALKTDGRVREDARRLAARAGLATIVVAAAFLVWTVFNALSAGAPLVGVVIALAAVAAVCLIASWLANARGVEGWAFGFGAATIVAAVLTLWFALFPNVMPSTTDPAYSLTIENASSTDYTLTIMSWAALIFLPLVLAYQAWTYWVFRKRVSRSRIERAAAAAAH, from the coding sequence ATGGACCTCGCTTATCTCTGGTTCTTCATCGTCGGATTCCTGTTCGTCGGATACTTCGTGCTCGACGGCTTCGACTTCGGCGTCGGCATGTCACTGCCGTTCCTGGGCAAGGACGACATCGGCCGCCGCCAGATCATCAACACGATCGGCCCCGTGTGGGATCTCAACGAGACGTGGGTCATCGTCGCGGGCGCGTGTCTGTTCGCGGCCTTCCCCGAGTGGTACGCGACGCTCTTCAGCGGGTTCTACCTCGCGCTGCTGCTGATCCTGCTCGCGCTCATCGCGCGCGGCGTCTCGTTCGAGTACCGTCACCAGCGCGACAGCCTGCGATGGAAGCGCGGCTTCGACACGATGATCGTCGTCGGCTCGGCCGTACCGGCTCTGCTGTGGGGCGTCGCGGTCGCGAACATCGTGCAGGGCGTGCCGATCGACGTGAACCACGAGTTCACCGGCTCGCTCCTGACCCTGCTGAACCCGTACGGCCTGCTCGGCGGCCTCACGACGCTGCTGCTGTTCTTCACGCACGGCGTGTACTTCGTGGCGCTCAAGACCGACGGACGGGTGCGCGAGGACGCCCGGCGCCTCGCCGCACGCGCGGGGCTCGCGACGATCGTCGTCGCCGCGGCGTTCCTCGTGTGGACCGTGTTCAACGCGCTGTCGGCGGGCGCTCCTCTCGTGGGCGTCGTCATCGCGCTCGCGGCGGTCGCGGCCGTGTGCCTCATCGCCTCGTGGCTCGCGAACGCGCGCGGCGTGGAGGGGTGGGCGTTCGGCTTCGGTGCGGCGACGATCGTCGCGGCCGTGCTCACGCTGTGGTTCGCCCTGTTCCCGAACGTCATGCCGTCGACGACCGACCCGGCCTACAGCCTCACCATCGAGAACGCCTCGAGCACCGACTACACGCTGACGATCATGTCGTGGGCGGCGCTCATCTTCCTGCCGCTCGTGCTCGCGTACCAGGCGTGGACGTACTGGGTGTTCCGCAAGCGCGTCTCGCGCAGCCGCATCGAGCGGGCCGCGGCCGCCGCCGCGCACTGA
- a CDS encoding copper chaperone PCu(A)C has protein sequence MTIHNRTPRSARLAAVIASTALAVAAFGLSGCATTTAQTPPAQAAPDAASVTAGEAVTVVDAWAKAAESGMSAAFGHVTNSSDHDVTIVSATSEASSMIELHETVESDTGEMMMREIDGGFVIPAGETLVLEPGGNHLMLMDLTAPLVAGDEITFVLTFDDESTGEFTAPVKDFSGANENYEGQSHSDMDQ, from the coding sequence ATGACCATCCACAACCGCACTCCGAGGTCCGCGCGTCTGGCCGCCGTCATCGCGTCGACCGCACTCGCCGTCGCCGCTTTCGGGCTCAGCGGCTGCGCGACCACCACAGCCCAGACACCTCCCGCTCAGGCCGCGCCGGACGCGGCATCCGTCACCGCCGGTGAGGCGGTCACCGTCGTCGACGCGTGGGCCAAGGCGGCCGAGTCGGGGATGTCGGCCGCATTCGGCCACGTCACCAACTCCTCGGACCACGACGTGACGATCGTCTCGGCGACCAGCGAGGCCTCGAGCATGATCGAGTTGCACGAGACGGTCGAGAGCGACACCGGCGAGATGATGATGCGCGAGATCGACGGCGGATTCGTGATCCCCGCCGGAGAGACGCTCGTGCTCGAGCCCGGCGGCAACCACCTCATGCTCATGGACCTCACCGCACCGCTCGTCGCGGGCGACGAGATCACGTTCGTCCTCACGTTCGACGACGAGTCGACGGGCGAGTTCACCGCACCGGTCAAGGACTTCTCCGGCGCGAACGAGAACTACGAGGGGCAGTCGCACTCGGATATGGACCAGTGA
- a CDS encoding copper resistance CopC family protein, translated as MPRVRSVLAGAAVALAAVLASAAPAAAHDALAASDPAPDERLDAAPESVSLTFTGSVLTMGAAVVVADESGRDWVAGEPEVVEGTVSVPLEPGMPEAAYEVRWRVVSADGHAISGLIPFTIGDAEPFSRTADAAQAEADAAVGPPSQNARNAPEQQSQSAAEDQGGALRVVLVGIGGAVAAIAVYALVTLLRRRTSAAGDSP; from the coding sequence ATGCCTCGCGTCCGATCGGTTCTGGCCGGCGCCGCTGTCGCGCTCGCCGCCGTACTCGCGTCCGCGGCGCCCGCCGCGGCGCATGACGCGCTGGCGGCGAGCGATCCGGCACCGGATGAGCGTCTGGACGCGGCACCGGAGTCGGTGTCGCTGACGTTCACGGGCAGCGTCCTCACGATGGGGGCCGCGGTCGTCGTGGCCGACGAGTCCGGCCGCGACTGGGTCGCGGGCGAGCCCGAGGTCGTCGAGGGCACCGTCTCGGTTCCGCTGGAACCGGGCATGCCTGAAGCGGCATACGAAGTGCGCTGGCGCGTCGTATCGGCGGACGGGCACGCGATCAGCGGGCTGATCCCCTTCACCATCGGGGACGCCGAGCCCTTCTCCCGAACCGCGGACGCCGCCCAAGCCGAGGCGGATGCCGCGGTCGGCCCACCCTCGCAGAACGCCCGGAACGCACCGGAGCAGCAGTCTCAGAGCGCGGCAGAGGACCAGGGCGGCGCACTGCGCGTCGTGCTGGTCGGCATCGGAGGTGCGGTCGCGGCAATCGCCGTGTACGCCCTCGTCACCCTTCTCCGTCGCCGCACGTCCGCGGCCGGAGACTCTCCGTGA
- a CDS encoding Dyp-type peroxidase: MTRSDEPDRADLIRADDRTRRTGTTRRRFLLGGAVAGVGAAAAIGIDFALGRAGEAGPTDAAASAAPMNGDVTVPFHGVHQAGIDTDAQTHATFVGLDLRDGVDREALRRLMKVLSDDAARLTQGDPALADSEPELALAPARLTVTFGFGPRFVERANGAAPAWLHPLPAFAVDRLRPELSDGDLLLQVAADDPLTVAHAVRMLLKDARGFASVRWVQQGFRHAYGTHAPGTTMRNLFGQVDGTANPRPGTADFDAVVWAEGGGWLAGGTSLVIRRIRMDLEGWDRLDRSGREQSVGRFLANGAPLTGSHEDDEPDFSATTAIGFPVIPEFSHMRRARSDDPAERIFRRGYNYDVPLGPGAAAGEVSDSGLIFASFQADVDRQFTPLQRRLDELDLLNRWTVPIGSAVFAIPPGCEPGGYIGETLLV; this comes from the coding sequence ATGACCCGGTCCGACGAGCCCGACCGCGCGGACCTCATCCGCGCGGATGACCGCACGCGTCGGACCGGCACGACTCGGCGGCGGTTCCTCCTCGGAGGGGCCGTCGCCGGCGTCGGCGCGGCCGCCGCGATCGGGATCGACTTCGCCCTCGGGCGCGCGGGGGAAGCGGGACCGACGGATGCCGCGGCGTCCGCCGCCCCGATGAACGGCGACGTGACGGTGCCGTTCCACGGTGTGCACCAGGCCGGGATCGACACGGATGCCCAGACCCACGCCACCTTCGTGGGGCTCGACCTCCGCGACGGCGTCGACCGCGAGGCGCTGCGCCGGCTCATGAAGGTCCTCTCCGACGACGCCGCCCGGCTGACGCAGGGCGATCCGGCGCTCGCCGACTCGGAGCCCGAGCTCGCGCTCGCGCCCGCGCGCCTGACCGTCACGTTCGGGTTCGGCCCGCGGTTCGTCGAGCGGGCGAACGGCGCCGCACCCGCATGGCTGCATCCGCTGCCCGCCTTCGCCGTCGACCGGCTGCGGCCCGAGCTCAGCGATGGCGATCTGCTCCTGCAGGTCGCCGCCGATGACCCGCTCACGGTCGCGCACGCCGTGCGCATGCTCCTGAAGGATGCGCGAGGCTTCGCATCGGTGCGGTGGGTGCAGCAGGGATTCCGCCACGCGTACGGCACGCACGCCCCCGGGACGACGATGCGCAACCTCTTCGGCCAGGTCGACGGCACCGCCAATCCGCGACCGGGCACGGCCGACTTCGACGCGGTCGTGTGGGCGGAGGGCGGCGGGTGGCTCGCAGGCGGGACGAGCCTCGTCATCCGCCGCATCCGCATGGACCTCGAAGGCTGGGACCGGCTCGACCGCAGCGGGCGCGAGCAGTCCGTCGGGCGCTTCCTCGCGAACGGCGCTCCGCTCACGGGCAGCCACGAGGACGACGAGCCCGACTTCTCGGCCACGACCGCGATCGGCTTTCCCGTCATTCCCGAGTTCTCGCACATGCGACGGGCGCGCTCCGACGACCCGGCCGAGCGCATCTTCCGCCGGGGATACAACTACGACGTGCCGCTGGGCCCGGGCGCTGCGGCCGGCGAGGTGTCGGACTCGGGACTCATCTTCGCCTCGTTCCAGGCGGACGTCGACCGGCAGTTCACGCCGCTGCAGCGCCGGCTCGATGAGCTCGACCTGCTCAACCGGTGGACGGTCCCGATCGGGTCGGCAGTCTTCGCGATCCCGCCGGGCTGCGAACCTGGCGGGTACATCGGCGAGACCCTGTTGGTCTGA
- the cydD gene encoding thiol reductant ABC exporter subunit CydD yields MRSRPVDPRLLRYAAASRVYFALQAVIVLAQTAVVIGFSWVLTAALTGAIGGRPVGELAPLLGWGAALVVVRAGLAAASEWVSARAAARASQQLRAALIAAITRLGPGWLGGRNAAALAVTAGHGLEALDAYFGRYLPQLVATAIATPVLIVAILIADPVSALVVVLTMPLIPIFMVLIGLATRAVQRRQYATLQRLASRFADTVGGLGTLKVFGRQHRAAASIESVTRDYKRETMTVLRVSFVSGFALEFLASLSVAIIAVTIGLRLLAGELTLDIGLFVLLLAPEAYLPLRQVGVQFHAAAEGVAATEDLFGVLDEARASSRFARSATGESRTPSEERSDEPKGRPRAPLIEARGLRVHRGDNLLPPVDLAVHAGEVVLLEGPSGAGKSSIIAALLGFAEFAGELLVEGEPDASARRILAWAGQRPGLMSGTVLENMTLGDPAPDPALARDCLAAAQIGELDPQILLGALGSGLSGGQAQRVAIARALYRLRSGRARVLALDEPSSALDSATEAALWTNLRREAGSGAGVLLVSHRRSARAIADRVVSVPLPHREVVV; encoded by the coding sequence GTGAGGTCGAGGCCGGTCGATCCGCGGCTGCTGCGGTACGCCGCGGCATCGCGCGTCTACTTCGCGCTGCAGGCGGTCATCGTCCTCGCGCAGACGGCGGTCGTGATCGGTTTCTCGTGGGTGCTGACGGCCGCCCTCACGGGCGCGATCGGCGGACGGCCCGTCGGTGAGCTGGCGCCCCTGCTGGGCTGGGGCGCGGCCCTCGTCGTCGTGCGGGCGGGGCTGGCCGCGGCATCCGAATGGGTCTCGGCCCGCGCCGCCGCGCGCGCCTCGCAGCAGTTGCGCGCCGCCCTCATCGCCGCGATCACTCGACTCGGACCCGGGTGGCTCGGCGGGCGCAACGCCGCCGCGCTCGCCGTGACCGCGGGGCACGGACTCGAGGCCCTCGACGCCTACTTCGGCCGGTACCTGCCGCAGCTCGTCGCGACGGCGATCGCGACGCCCGTGCTCATCGTCGCGATCCTCATCGCGGACCCGGTCTCGGCGCTCGTCGTCGTGCTGACGATGCCCCTCATCCCGATCTTCATGGTGCTCATCGGGCTCGCGACCCGCGCGGTGCAGCGGCGGCAGTACGCGACGCTTCAACGTCTCGCGTCGCGCTTCGCGGACACCGTGGGAGGCCTCGGCACGCTCAAGGTCTTCGGCCGCCAGCACCGCGCCGCCGCCTCGATCGAATCCGTGACGCGCGACTACAAGCGCGAGACGATGACGGTGCTGCGCGTGTCGTTCGTGTCGGGCTTCGCGCTCGAGTTCCTCGCGAGCCTGTCGGTCGCGATCATCGCCGTCACGATCGGCCTCCGCCTGCTGGCGGGCGAGCTCACCCTCGACATCGGCCTGTTCGTGCTCCTGCTCGCGCCCGAAGCGTACCTGCCGCTGCGGCAGGTCGGCGTGCAGTTCCACGCGGCGGCCGAGGGAGTTGCCGCGACGGAGGACCTGTTCGGAGTGTTGGACGAGGCGCGCGCTTCGTCTCGCTTCGCTCGTTCAGCGACCGGGGAGTCCCGGACCCCGAGCGAGGAGCGCAGCGACGAGCCGAAGGGCCGCCCGCGGGCCCCGCTCATCGAGGCCCGTGGACTGCGCGTGCACCGCGGCGACAACCTCCTCCCACCCGTCGACCTCGCCGTCCACGCGGGCGAGGTGGTGCTCCTCGAGGGGCCAAGCGGCGCCGGGAAGTCGAGCATCATCGCGGCGCTCCTGGGATTCGCCGAGTTCGCCGGCGAACTTCTCGTCGAGGGCGAACCGGATGCCTCGGCCCGCCGCATCCTCGCGTGGGCGGGCCAGCGGCCGGGGCTCATGTCGGGCACCGTGCTCGAGAACATGACGCTCGGCGACCCCGCCCCCGACCCCGCGCTCGCACGCGACTGCCTCGCGGCCGCGCAGATCGGCGAGCTCGACCCGCAGATCCTGCTCGGCGCGCTCGGATCGGGACTGTCGGGCGGCCAGGCCCAGCGCGTCGCGATCGCCCGAGCCCTCTACCGCCTGCGCTCCGGTCGCGCGCGAGTGCTCGCGCTCGACGAGCCCTCGAGCGCCCTCGACTCGGCCACCGAGGCCGCCCTCTGGACGAACCTGCGCCGAGAAGCCGGCTCCGGCGCGGGCGTGCTGCTCGTGTCGCACCGCCGCTCAGCGCGCGCGATCGCGGACCGCGTCGTCTCCGTCCCGCTCCCGCACCGGGAGGTGGTCGTGTGA
- a CDS encoding helix-turn-helix domain-containing protein: MPRRVDDYRGLAQASRIRLLDAIQSQPGILLSELASRTGLHENTVRDHVRVLEDRGLIVSRATPQGTRGRPPLGFHPVRDASANPVARSRIERAAEHGDLLRRLVPCVRELPAEALHQLDVLYEHLDDAGLEPEIDEASLIVRLRPCPFYPLMDDEDEKLVVCAVHQRLADEILHQVPGPLEISAYRPFVTPHECRIELRDTTAVATA; this comes from the coding sequence ATGCCCCGTCGCGTCGACGACTACCGCGGGCTCGCCCAGGCGAGCCGCATCCGGCTCCTCGACGCGATCCAGTCGCAGCCCGGAATCCTCCTGAGCGAGCTCGCCTCGCGGACGGGCCTGCACGAGAACACCGTGCGAGACCACGTGCGAGTGCTCGAGGATCGGGGCCTCATCGTGAGCCGCGCCACCCCACAGGGCACGCGCGGCCGACCGCCGCTGGGTTTCCACCCGGTGCGCGACGCGAGCGCGAACCCCGTCGCGAGGTCGCGCATCGAGCGCGCCGCCGAGCACGGCGACCTGCTGCGGCGTCTCGTGCCGTGCGTGCGCGAGCTTCCGGCTGAGGCCCTGCACCAGCTCGACGTGCTCTACGAACACCTCGACGACGCAGGCCTCGAGCCCGAGATCGACGAGGCGTCGCTCATCGTGCGGCTGCGCCCGTGCCCGTTCTACCCGCTGATGGACGACGAGGACGAGAAGCTCGTCGTGTGCGCCGTGCACCAGCGCCTCGCCGACGAGATCCTGCACCAGGTGCCGGGGCCACTCGAGATCAGCGCCTACCGTCCGTTCGTGACGCCCCACGAGTGCCGCATCGAGCTGCGCGACACGACAGCGGTCGCGACGGCCTGA
- the cydC gene encoding thiol reductant ABC exporter subunit CydC: MIAPEAREVLRSAQPPAPRFSLSVLSGFGTAASAIALLAASAWLITRAAEQPPLLYLSAAIVAVRAFALSRGVFRYLERLTGHDAALAQLATVRAGLVRRIIPLAPDGLGGAKRGALLSNLVDDVDELQHLPLRVVQPLAVAGLASLASVVFTALLSPAAAAVLAVALALALVLAVWVGWIAGARAERSIAPLRARLADALLDQLVDLDVLTAFDATNAAEHRVRAADDALRRAVVRRALAQGLTMAAVSLLAGLASLGALAAAAPALGEGLTGPGLAVVVLLPMAVFEVFGPVPLALASWRQVRTAAERIAATIPDEVPPELPPDEQRPDDTAPRPAFERGLELRGVSARWPGRAASGSSDESGRLEDATLSIAPGERVLVTGPSGAGKTTLAHVLVRFLEYDGSYRVDGVEARDLGGDTVRRLVGLCEQSPYLFDESIRQNLLFARHTATDADLWAALERVGLGAWARERGGLDSRVGERGALVSGGQAQRIALARATLAGFPVVVLDEPTAGVDPDASAALLADLLGAVGDDRAVVLISHVDVPHGLVDREVRIERGRVTGAGPASTSVSA, encoded by the coding sequence GTGATCGCCCCCGAGGCGCGTGAGGTGCTGCGATCCGCGCAGCCTCCCGCACCGCGCTTCTCACTCTCGGTCCTGAGCGGGTTCGGCACCGCCGCGAGCGCGATCGCCCTCCTCGCCGCGAGCGCCTGGCTCATCACGCGCGCCGCCGAGCAGCCGCCGCTCCTGTACCTCTCGGCCGCGATCGTCGCGGTGCGCGCCTTCGCGTTGAGCCGCGGGGTGTTCCGGTACCTGGAGCGTCTCACGGGGCACGACGCCGCTCTCGCGCAGCTCGCGACCGTCCGGGCCGGACTCGTGCGGCGGATCATCCCCCTCGCGCCCGACGGACTGGGGGGCGCGAAGCGCGGGGCGCTGCTGTCGAACCTCGTGGACGACGTCGACGAACTGCAGCACCTGCCGCTCCGAGTGGTGCAGCCGCTCGCCGTCGCGGGCCTCGCGTCGCTGGCGAGCGTCGTCTTCACCGCATTGCTCTCCCCCGCGGCCGCCGCCGTGCTCGCGGTCGCCCTCGCCCTCGCCCTCGTGCTCGCGGTGTGGGTCGGCTGGATCGCCGGCGCGCGCGCCGAGCGCTCGATCGCGCCCCTCCGCGCGCGCCTCGCGGACGCTCTGCTCGATCAGCTCGTCGACCTCGACGTGCTCACCGCATTCGATGCGACGAATGCCGCGGAGCACCGCGTCCGGGCCGCCGACGACGCCCTCCGCCGCGCGGTCGTGCGCCGCGCCCTCGCGCAGGGGCTCACGATGGCGGCGGTGTCGCTCCTCGCGGGTCTCGCGTCGCTCGGAGCCCTCGCCGCCGCGGCGCCCGCGCTCGGCGAGGGCCTCACGGGCCCGGGCCTCGCGGTCGTCGTGCTCCTGCCGATGGCGGTGTTCGAGGTGTTCGGCCCCGTGCCCCTCGCCCTCGCGTCGTGGCGGCAGGTGCGCACGGCCGCTGAGCGCATCGCCGCGACGATCCCCGACGAGGTTCCGCCCGAGCTGCCGCCCGACGAGCAGCGGCCCGACGACACCGCACCCCGGCCGGCGTTCGAGCGCGGCCTCGAGCTCCGCGGCGTCTCGGCTCGGTGGCCGGGGCGCGCGGCATCGGGTTCGTCCGATGAAAGCGGCCGGCTCGAAGACGCGACCCTCTCGATCGCCCCCGGCGAGCGCGTGCTCGTGACGGGTCCGAGTGGTGCCGGGAAGACGACGCTCGCGCACGTGCTCGTGCGGTTCCTCGAGTACGACGGGTCGTACCGCGTCGACGGCGTCGAGGCGCGCGACCTCGGCGGCGACACCGTGCGCCGCCTCGTCGGGCTGTGCGAGCAGAGTCCGTACCTGTTCGACGAGTCGATCCGCCAGAACCTGCTGTTCGCGCGCCACACGGCGACGGATGCCGACCTGTGGGCCGCGCTCGAACGCGTGGGCCTCGGCGCCTGGGCGCGCGAGCGCGGCGGACTCGACAGCCGGGTCGGCGAGCGCGGAGCGCTCGTGTCGGGCGGGCAGGCGCAGCGCATCGCCCTCGCGCGCGCAACGCTCGCGGGGTTCCCGGTCGTCGTGCTCGACGAGCCCACGGCGGGCGTCGACCCCGACGCATCCGCCGCCCTGCTCGCCGACCTGCTGGGGGCCGTCGGCGACGATCGCGCGGTCGTGCTCATCTCGCACGTCGATGTGCCGCACGGACTCGTCGATCGCGAGGTGCGCATCGAGCGCGGCCGCGTCACCGGGGCGGGGCCTGCATCGACGTCCGTCTCGGCGTGA
- a CDS encoding ABC transporter ATP-binding protein — translation MTTIETTRPQPASAVPEPILSVQNLVQEFVTRGPGGVKAGVVHAVSDVSFDLFPGETLGIVGETGSGKSTLARAIIGVDRPKSGVVRFLGRDLMGLSKRDLKRARKDIQMVYQDPFGSLNPRWRVEDVVAEPLLGHTSMGRHERRERVRELLDLVGLNPDTYARRRPMELSGGQAQRVAIARAIALNPALVICDEAISSLDVLIQAQVLNLFEKLRSELGLSYLFIAHDLATVKQISDRVAVMHLGQLAEIGPAEEIYRAPRHPYTKALLDSIPGLDPETGIAKRPVPLSGEPPSPLNPPSGCRFRTRCPRAQELCAEVEPRLAEHERGHFVACHFPLEDPAAFSVESLRGSIRSTGSAAPVVAPDEGAPGPAGVDIDADEPSPDAPDVPRAPDEPLLLGQTGEARRGTDLL, via the coding sequence GTGACGACGATCGAGACCACCCGCCCCCAGCCCGCCTCCGCGGTGCCCGAGCCGATCCTGTCGGTGCAGAACCTCGTGCAGGAGTTCGTGACGCGCGGTCCCGGCGGCGTGAAGGCCGGCGTCGTGCACGCGGTGTCCGACGTGTCGTTCGACCTCTTCCCCGGCGAGACGCTCGGCATCGTGGGCGAGACCGGCTCGGGCAAGTCCACGCTCGCTCGCGCGATCATCGGCGTGGATCGCCCGAAGTCGGGCGTGGTGCGGTTCCTCGGGCGCGACCTCATGGGGCTGTCCAAGCGCGACCTCAAGCGTGCGCGCAAGGACATCCAGATGGTCTACCAGGACCCGTTCGGGTCGCTGAACCCGCGCTGGCGGGTCGAGGATGTCGTCGCCGAGCCGCTCCTGGGCCACACGTCGATGGGCCGGCACGAGCGCCGTGAGCGCGTGCGCGAGCTGCTCGACCTCGTGGGTCTCAACCCCGACACGTACGCGCGGCGGCGTCCGATGGAGCTGTCGGGCGGGCAGGCGCAGCGCGTCGCGATCGCGCGCGCGATCGCCCTCAATCCGGCGCTCGTCATCTGCGACGAGGCGATCTCCTCGCTCGACGTGCTCATCCAGGCGCAGGTCCTCAACCTGTTCGAGAAGCTGCGCAGCGAACTCGGTCTCTCGTACCTGTTCATCGCGCACGACCTCGCGACGGTGAAGCAGATCAGCGACCGGGTCGCGGTCATGCACCTCGGGCAGCTCGCCGAGATCGGCCCTGCCGAGGAGATCTACCGGGCGCCGCGGCATCCGTACACGAAGGCCCTCCTGGACTCGATCCCCGGGCTCGACCCCGAGACCGGCATCGCGAAGCGCCCCGTGCCGCTCAGCGGCGAACCGCCGTCGCCCCTGAACCCGCCGAGCGGATGTCGCTTCCGCACGCGCTGCCCGCGCGCGCAGGAGCTGTGCGCCGAGGTCGAGCCCCGGCTCGCCGAGCACGAGCGGGGTCACTTCGTCGCGTGCCACTTCCCGCTCGAGGATCCCGCCGCGTTCTCGGTCGAGTCCCTGCGCGGCTCGATCCGCTCGACGGGGTCCGCGGCGCCGGTGGTCGCCCCCGACGAGGGCGCACCCGGTCCGGCCGGCGTCGACATCGACGCGGACGAGCCGTCGCCCGATGCTCCCGACGTTCCGAGAGCGCCCGACGAGCCGCTGCTGCTCGGCCAGACGGGCGAGGCGCGGCGCGGCACTGACCTCCTCTGA
- a CDS encoding GNAT family N-acetyltransferase codes for MPRIRPFRAGDEPALAHVCLLTADAGGDATGVLEDDDLWARLFVLPYVERHPQFAFVVETDDDRVAGYIVCAPDTRGFEEWFRDGWWPRFAQQYPKPDAERSRQDGVLIYAYGRGPGAEPYGDVYPAHLHIDLLPELQGQGWGRRLIETLIAALRDAGVTGLHLVASLENTGAIAFYPRVGFTPLPSHEGVQAFGMRL; via the coding sequence GTGCCCCGCATCCGTCCGTTCCGCGCCGGAGACGAACCCGCCCTCGCGCACGTCTGCCTGCTGACAGCCGACGCCGGCGGCGACGCGACCGGCGTGCTCGAGGACGACGACCTGTGGGCCCGCCTCTTCGTGCTGCCGTATGTCGAGCGGCATCCGCAGTTCGCGTTCGTCGTGGAGACGGATGACGACCGCGTCGCGGGCTACATCGTGTGCGCACCCGATACGCGTGGCTTCGAGGAGTGGTTCCGCGACGGGTGGTGGCCGCGGTTCGCGCAGCAGTACCCGAAGCCGGATGCTGAGCGGTCGCGCCAGGACGGAGTCCTCATCTACGCGTACGGCCGCGGCCCGGGAGCCGAGCCGTACGGCGACGTGTACCCCGCGCACCTGCACATCGATCTGCTGCCCGAGCTGCAAGGGCAGGGATGGGGCCGCCGCCTCATCGAGACGCTCATCGCCGCGCTGCGCGACGCCGGCGTGACGGGACTGCATCTCGTCGCGTCGCTCGAGAACACGGGGGCGATCGCGTTCTACCCGCGGGTCGGCTTCACCCCGCTGCCGTCGCACGAGGGCGTGCAGGCGTTCGGGATGCGCCTCTAG